In Uranotaenia lowii strain MFRU-FL chromosome 2, ASM2978415v1, whole genome shotgun sequence, one genomic interval encodes:
- the LOC129745326 gene encoding uncharacterized protein K02A2.6-like produces the protein MIDSGASVNVIDETTWEMLKSKGCKVCFESNESRKRLFAYGNHKLQVKGVFKADINHGSRTVHREIFVIRGQGANLLGRNTSIDLGVLQLHPDSLMQKNGEKVQKLGKARNWSISLNIDKKVRPIQQSCRRLPIPLQGAVEAELQKLLKEGIIEPAPPKITWLVVTPKNEGQNVRLCVDMRKANSAVIPDRHPLPTFDEIMPHLDGSYYRFTRLMFGLNCAAEIFQRELERILKGLSGVKNFIDDILVFAMSKEEHDRLIG, from the exons ATGATTGATTCTGGGGCGTCGGTCAACGTCATCGATGAAACGACGTGGGAAATGCTGAAATCCAAAGGGTGCAAAGTTTGTTTCGAATCAAATGAATCCCGGAAACGACTGTTTGCGTATGGCAACCACAAACTACAGGTTAAAGGAGTGTTCAAGGCTGACATTAATCATGGTTCCAGAACGGTACATCGAGAAATCTTCGTCATCAGAGGACAGGGCGCGAACCTCCTTGGAAGGAATACTTCGATCGATTTGGGTGTTCTACAGTTACATCCAGACTCGTTAATGCAGAAAaatggcgaaaaagttcaaaagcTCGGAAAAGCAAGAAATTGGAGCATAAGTCTCAACATAGATAAGAAAGTGAGGCCCATCCAACAATCTTGTCGCAGATTGCCGATTCCTTTGCAAGGTGCTGTTGAAGCCGAGTTACAGAAACTATTAAAGGAAGGTATCATCGAGCCCGCTCCTCCTAAAATCACATGGTTGGTGGTCACACCCAAGAACGAAGGTCAGAACGTGCGCCTGTGCGTAGATATGCGGAAGGCGAACAGTGCTGTAATACCCGACAGACATCCGTTACCTACTTTTGACGAGATAATGCCCCACCTCGATGGAT CCTACTATCGTTTTACGCGCCTCATGTTCGGCCTCAATTGCGCCGCCGAAATTTTCCAACGCGAGTTGGAAAGAATCCTGAAGGGATTGTCAGGCGTAAAGAACTTCATTGACGACATTTTGGTGTTTGCCATGTCCAAAGAGGAACATGACAGGCTGATTGGCTGA